One Brassica napus cultivar Da-Ae chromosome A5, Da-Ae, whole genome shotgun sequence DNA window includes the following coding sequences:
- the LOC106395667 gene encoding zinc finger protein 10-like codes for MEKPGGVWIPKKSNKESSWEELAFAEDDAAGSLWPPRSYSCSFCRREFKSAQALGGHMNVHRRDRARLKQSEDQYLFSKSSSPPEYPSHNYSDDVRETSSYTLVFNSNPNRFESQRSCVIDLSSSPSSLPYLTPRVSSSSPSFVVEPSNNSKKIISSSPWSCPGKKGCDLYEVPFMEGSKKRKIDRDVPKNGDKAKVNLENTTDLSVRMNLVIHKDCPITAQGGDEETGKGDMIHKRRRMREGSSQPSIFISSLSCKSAIITRNEEIKHKGGHFEDLDLELRLGGDPRKAN; via the coding sequence ATGGAGAAACCTGGTGGCGTCTGGATTCCAAAGAAAAGCAACAAAGAATCATCATGGGAAGAGCTGGCCTTCGCGGAAGACGATGCCGCCGGATCTTTGTGGCCGCCGAGATCTTACTCGTGTAGCTTTTGCCGGAGAGAGTTTAAATCGGCTCAAGCCCTCGGTGGCCACATGAACGTTCACCGAAGAGACAGAGCACGGCTAAAGCAATCTGAAGATCAATACTTATTCTCCAAATCCTCTTCCCCTCCGGAGTATCCATCTCATAATTATAGCGATGATGTTCGTGAAACCTCTAGCTATACTTTGGTTTTTAACTCCAATCCTAATCGTTTTGAGTCTCAACGCTCCTGTGTTATTgatctttcatcttctccttcttctttaccATACTTGACTCCTAGGGTTTCTTCCTCTTCGCCATCTTTTGTTGTAGAACCTTCCAATAATTCTAAAAAGATTATATCTTCTTCCCCATGGTCGTGCCCGGGTAAAAAGGGTTGTGATCTTTATGAAGTTCCTTTCATGGAAGGAAGCAAGAAGAGAAAGATCGACAGAGATGTACCAAAGAACGGGGATAAAGCAAAAGTTAATCTTGAAAACACCACTGATCTGTCAGTGAGAATGAATCTGGTGATCCACAAGGATTGTCCGATTACTGCTCAAGGGGGGGATGAAGAGACTGGGAAGGGTGATATGATCCATAAGAGAAGACGAATGCGTGAGGGTTCATCGCAGCCGTCGATATTCATTTCAAGTTTATCTTGTAAGAGTGCCATAATTACAAGAAACGAGGAGATCAAACATAAGGGTGGTCATTTTGAGGATTTAGATCTTGAGCTTAGGCTAGGAGGCGATCCCCGAAAGGCAAACTGA
- the LOC106363319 gene encoding agamous-like MADS-box protein AGL80 yields the protein MTRKKVNLAYISNDSVRKRALMHKKRGLTKKLDEIKVLCDIDACAVIYSPFNSTPEIWLPNSEVHKVIEKFEILTDEEQTEASVNHEEFLTQTITKDEKKVKRLTEDNIDKFMKELMYACLNGNL from the coding sequence ATGACGAGGAAGAAGGTAAATCTAGCTTACATTTCCAATGACTCGGTGAGGAAAAGAGCACTCATGCATAAGAAGAGAGGACTTACGAAGAAACTTGATGAGATCAAGGTTCTCTGTGATATTGATGCGTGTGCTGTCATCTACAGTCCATTCAACTCAACTCCAGAAATATGGCTACCAAACTCGGAGGTGCATAAGGTTATAGAAAAGTTCGAGATTTTGACAGATGAAGAACAGACGGAGGCATCGGTTAACCACGAAGAGTTTCTCACTCAAACAATCACAAAAGACGAGAAGAAGGTTAAGAGATTAACTGAAGATAATATTGATAAATTCATGAAGGAACTCATGTACGCTTGTCTTAATGGTAACCTGTGA
- the LOC125609596 gene encoding uncharacterized protein LOC125609596 — protein MTRKKRQKNKPPDLSDSSLAGVAAQSTHSSVPDKTISSSDLVEKVETPNSKTLATETPSVPSAQKQSNIPAESKNHASSDRTSSPPPTEQKNPAEIWKGFVKNSTVKLQPKETPYYLDSGERCVTIPNSVVEKNKRAWEYFILGQFYDEPPARAAVHAIVNGIWSRQKRDITVNKMEGNAFLFRVPDPNARRRILSQSLWQIDGQTMFVAKWSPGIQQAKPELDMVPVWLELTGVPLQFFNGDALQEIAGIVGHPVCLHPSTENLTNIEVAKVYTVIDPRKPLPEFVNARFESGDTRRIGVSSPWLPSLCSYCKKFGHTILRCKAAPKTCTTCNSVRHETTACPRTNHVSHGNEKRKGKAPIKSLLPIVPQPNLVYRQVGIKAQDNPIMPSQTNDTPHKQQIVTQPPTDTLVQQPGTGKVAHTTTVEYDLREGSIYVDLTCSPRPTDIEKSSNGSSSYTSISGDESNSDDSSDQFIEDKSLSISNSILPGWSLEGNYDFSSLGKIWIVWKAPVQVKIIRKTLQMVSCSVKLPHQHEFGVSFVYGSNCKKERRLLWEEIEAAACSPPYNSLPWLVMGDFNEIIYPTEHSTADQFSSKRGMRDFRDCIQRCSLSDLQFCGNSFTWSNSHVSKKLDRILCNEEWMDKYPESIGVFGDPGISDHSSCCVFLDQHKPPQKRPFKFFAHLNSHPDFEKLISSSWNALPFHGSRQLCVSKKMKELKGIIRSFSKENFSGIETRVQEAFDDLTRCQQVTLSAPSTVSSEAERKAHFKWLCLAKAEDKFLRQHSRIQWNVEGDAPTAFYHRVIKTRQAQNHIAFLLDDSDYVIDSLPEIKQHAVNYFKELLGGMNTPTTSSPSAIASVIQARCSIDAIASLSAPFSDQEIQGAFLSLPKNKSPGPDGYPAEFFTGNWKSVGRDMIEAVKEFLTSGELLQQWNATILTLVPKKANANRLKEFRPISCCNTVYKVASKLLANRLKALLPSLVSNSQSAFVPGRLLVENVLLATELVAGYNWKKISKRCMLKVDLQKAFDTLDWDFVLFTLEALDFPPFFRTLIKKCLTTTHFSVAINGELCGYFKGTRGLRQGDPLSPYLFVLALEVFTQMLKSKYEEGSIGYHPHTSTVKVTHLSFADDLMIFSDGTVNSVKCIADTMEAFAQWSGLRMNRSKTEMFTAGLNNVETLSLSSLGFTIGSMPIRYLGLPLMHRKLRLSDYRPLLEKISGNFNCWSAKALTFAGRRQLISSVIYGMINFWASAFILPKGCIKKIEGLCSRFLWGGSETKKCISKVSWNIVCLPKTEGGLGLRDIGRWNKTLCLKLIWFLFSNADSLWAEWTREYRLKGENFWTIDESKTTSSTWKSILSLRGLASHFLRPKLGNGRIISFWYDCWTPLGPLFHRFGDRGPRELQIPVTATVSDACNRAGWIIRGARSEAAEELHIYLTSLQLPSLSTTEDAYVWVVDGKELTDFSSTKTWNEVRNRGQIQQWTNNILFKGHVPKHAFTSWIAHQDRLPTRSRLARWGMNVSHLCCLCNLQEENRDHLFLRCEISEEIWDLVMQRLGYHPLAFHTWTALSDWFSMRDAVTSRTLKRLVAQATISSIWTERNRRLHDGETRSPAAIFKILDRFIRDTILGKRKLKPFIPLMQQWLRFE, from the exons ATGACCAGAAAAAAACGCCAGAAAAATAAACCTCCG GATCTCTCCGATTCTTCTCTGGCCGGCGTTGCCGCTCAGTCAACCCACTCCTCTGTACCAGACAAGACTATTTCTAGTTCAGATCTGGTTGAGAAAGTCGAAACCCCCAATTCAAAAACTCTAGCTACAGAAACTCCTTCTGTACCTAGCGCCCAAAAACAGAGCAATATTCCTGCGGAAAGTAAAAATCATGCTTCCTCAGACAGAACCTCATCTCCTCCACCAACGGAGCAGAAAAACCCGGCGGAAATCTGGAAAGGTTTCGTAAAAAACTCGACTGTAAAACTTCAACCTAAGGAGACTCCATACTACCTGGATTCTGGAGAGAGGTGTGTTACAATACCAAACTCTGTTGTCGAGAAGAACAAAAGAGCATGGGAATACTTCATCCTTGGCCAGTTTTACGATGAACCACCAGCTCGTGCTGCCGTCCACGCCATTGTTAATGGTATCTGGAGTCGACAAAAGCGAGATATAACGGTGAATAAAATGGAAGGCAATGCCTTTCTATTCCGTGTCCCAGACCCTAATGCTCGACGTCGGATACTGAGCCAGAGCCTATGGCAAATTGATGGCCAGACCATGTTTGTGGCCAAGTGGTCACCTGGAATTCAGCAAGCAAAACCTGAGCTAGATATGGTCCCTGTATGGCTGGAACTCACTGGAGTTCCTCTCCAGTTCTTCAACGGTGACGCCCTTCAAGAGATAGCTGGAATTGTTGGCCATCCAGTGTGCTTACACCCTTCCACTGAAAATCTTACCAACATAGAAGTTGCTAAGGTTTACACTGTGATTGACCCGCGCAAGCCGCTCCCAGAATTTGTCAACGCCCGTTTTGAGAGTGGAGACACAAGGAGAATTGGAGTCTCGAGCCCTTGGCTACCTTCCTTATGCTCCTACTGCAAGAAATTTGGTCACACAATCTTGCGATGTAAGGCAGCACCAAAAACATGTACAACTTGCAATTCAGTTAGACATGAAACAACTGCTTGTCCGAGAACAAATCATGTCTCTCACGGGAATGAGAAGCGCAAAGGTAAAGCACCTATAAAAAGCTTATTGCCCATCGTCCCTCAGCCAAATTTGGTATACAGACAAGTTGGTATCAAGGCACAGGACAACCCAATCATGCCTTCTCAGACAAATGATACTCCTCACAAGCAACAAATTGTCACTCAACCTCCTACTGATACCCTTGTCCAGCAGCCTGGCACCGGTAAAGTTGCTCATACGACAACAGTGGAGTATGATCTGCGTGAGGGTAGCATTTACGTTGATCTAACATGTTCACCTCGCCCTACAGACATTGAGAAATCTAGTAATGGCTCTTCATCATATACTTCTATCTCTGGAGACGAAAGTAACTCTGATGATAGCAGTGATCAATTCATAGAG GATAAATCATTATCTATTAGTAATAGTATTCTACCGGGTTGGTCTCTTGAGGGGAACTATGATTTCTCCAGCCTCGGGAAGATATGGATAGTCTGGAAGGCTCCTGTCCAAGTCAAAATTATCAGGAAAACTCTCCAAATGGTCTCTTGTTCTGTGAAACTCCCTCATCAGCATGAATTTGGAGTATCGTTTGTCTACGGCTCAAAttgtaaaaaagaaagaagattacTATGGGAAGAGATTGAGGCAGCTGCTTGCTCTCCACCTTACAACAGTCTCCCTTGGTTAGTAATGGGTGATTTTAACGAAATCATATATCCCACAGAACACTCCACTGCTGATCAGTTCTCTTCTAAAAGGGGAATGCGAGATTTCCGCGATTGTATTCAGAGATGTTCGTTGTCTGACCTTCAATTCTGTGGTAATAGCTTCACTTGGTCCAACTCTCATGTATCCAAAAAATTGGACAGGATCTTGTGTAACGAAGAATGGATGGATAAATACCCGGAGTCTATTGGAGTCTTTGGTGATCCCGGAATTTCAGACCATAGCTCTTGCTGCGTTTTCTTAGACCAGCACAAACCTCCTCAGAAAAGACCATTCAAGTTCTTTGCTCACTTAAACAGTCACCCTGATTTCGAGAAACTCATATCCTCTTCCTGGAATGCTCTGCCATTTCATGGGTCGAGACAGCTATGCGTCtcaaagaagatgaaagaaCTGAAGGGTATTATTCGCTCATTCAGTAAAGAAAATTTTTCTGGCATTGAAACTCGAGTGCAAGAAGCTTTTGATGATCTTACAAGATGCCAGCAAGTAACCTTATCAGCCCCATCTACTGTATCCTCAGAAGCTGAGCGCAAAGCACACTTTAAATGGCTTTGCTTGGCAAAAGCCGAGGATAAATTCTTGAGGCAACACTCCAGGATTCAGTGGAATGTTGAGGGAGATGCACCCACAGCTTTCTATCATAGAGTCATAAAGACAAGACAAGCTCAGAACCATATCGCTTTCCTTCTGGATGATAGTGATTACGTCATTGACTCTCTGCCGGAAATAAAACAGCATGCTGTAAACTACTTCAAGGAACTCCTAGGCGGCATGAATACTCCAACTACTTCTTCGCCATCTGCTATTGCATCGGTGATACAAGCAAGATGTTCCATAGATGCTATCGCTTCTCTCTCAGCTCCTTTCTCAGACCAAGAAATTCAAGGGGCGTTCTTATCCCTACCAAAGAACAAATCACCGGGCCCTGATGGGTATCCAGCGGAGTTCTTCACAGGTAACTGGAAATCAGTGGGGCGTGATATGATTGAAGCTGTAAAGGAATTTCTAACTTCAGGTGAACTCCTtcaacagtggaatgcaactatCCTAACTCTTGTTCCAAAAAAGGCAAATGCCAATCGTCTGAAAGAGTTTAGGCCAATATCATGTTGCAATACAGTCTACAAAGTGGCATCAAAGCTCCTTGCAAACAGACTAAAGGCTCTTCTCCCGTCCCTGGTCTCCAACTCCCAGTCAGCCTTCGTACCGGGCCGTTTATTGGTTGAGAACGTGCTGTTAGCCACAGAACTTGTAGCAGGTTACAACTGGAAAAAAATATCTAAGCGATGTATGCTCAAGGTCGATCTTCAGAAGGCTTTCGACACTTTAGACTGGGATTTTGTCTTATTCACGCTAGAAGCTCTGGATTTCCCTCCATTTTTCAGAACTCTTATCAAAAAATGCTTGACAACGACTCACTTCTCTGTGGCAATCAACGGAGAGTTATGTGGATACTTCAAGGGAACTAGAGGGCTTAGACAAGGTGATCCGTTATCTCCCTATCTCTTTGTCTTGGCTCTGGAAGTGTTTACACAAATGCTGAAGAGTAAATATGAAGAGGGGTCCATTGGATATCACCCGCATACTTCGACAGTAAAGGTTACTCATCTATCTTTTGCTGATGATTTAATGATATTCTCGGACGGTACTGTCAACTCTGTCAAATGCATTGCGGACACAATGGAAGCTTTTGCTCAGTGGTCGGGTCTGAGAATGAATAGAAGCAAGACGGAAATGTTTACAGCTGGCTTGAACAATGTTGAAACCTTAAGCCTCTCCAGCCTTGGTTTCACCATAGGTTCAATGCCTATCCGCTACTTAGGCTTGCCCCTGATGCATCGAAAGTTGAGGTTATCTGATTACAGGCCATTGCTCGAAAAGATCTCAGGTAATTTTAATTGCTGGTCTGCCAAGGCTTTGACGTTTGCAGGGCGAAGACAGCTTATCTCTTCTGTTATTTATGGGATGATAAACTTTTGGGCATCAGCTTTCATTCTCCCAAAAGgttgcataaaaaaaattgaaggtcTATGCTCTCGCTTCCTGTGGGGTGGCAGTGAAACGAAAAAATGTATCTCAAAGGTCTCATGGAACATTGTTTGTCTTCCAAAGACTGAAGGGGGTCTTGGCCTGCGAGACATTGGTAGATGGAACAAAACATTATGTCTGAAGCTGATATGGTTCTTGTTCTCAAATGCTGATTCACTTTGGGCAGAATGGACCCGTGAATACCGTCTGAAAGGAGAAAACTTCTGGACCATTGACGAAAGCAAGACTACTTCCTCAACATGGAAATCAATTCTTTCTCTACGAGGTCTTGCTTCCCATTTTCTCAGACCGAAGTTGGGAAACGGCAGGATCATAAGCTTCTGGTATGATTGTTGGACTCCATTAGGGCCACTCTTTCACAGATTTGGGGATCGCGGGCCAAGAGAGCTCCAAATCCCAGTAACTGCAACTGTATCTGATGCTTGCAACAGAGCAGGATGGATTATCCGGGGTGCCCGTTCTGAGGCAGCTGAGGAACTTCACATCTACTTGACTTCCCTGCAACTACCTTCGCTATCTACAACAGAAGACGCATACGTTTGGGTTGTTGACGGTAAAGAACTCACAGATTTTTCCTCTACCAAGACATGGAACGAGGTCAGAAATAGAGGACAAATCCAACAATGGACAAATAATATCTTGTTCAAAGGCCATGTACCGAAGCATGCTTTCACTTCTTGGATAGCACATCAGGATCGCCTCCCTACCAGGTCTCGCTTGGCCAGATGGGGTATGAACGTATCACACCTTTGCTGTCTCTGCAACTTGCAAGAGGAAAACAGAGATCATCTCTTCCTGCGCTGTGAGATCAGTGAAGAAATATGGGATTTGGTGATGCAGAGACTCGGGTATCATCCTCTAGCATTCCACACGTGGACTGCTCTCTCTGATTGGTTTTCTATGCGAGATGCAGTCACAAGCCGAACGCTCAAGCGACTCGTCGCTCAAGCAACAATATCAAGCATCTGGACTGAGAGGAATAGACGTCTACATGATGGTGAAACTCGAAGTCCAGCAGCTATTTTCAAAATCCTTGATCGCTTCATAAGGGATACAATCCTgggaaaaaggaaactaaagcccTTTATCCCACTTATGCAGCAATGGCTACGGTTTGAATAA